From a region of the Mycobacteroides saopaulense genome:
- a CDS encoding TetR/AcrR family transcriptional regulator, producing the protein MPPVNTERRAALADVAITVLADRGLKGLTHRAVDAAAGEPVGTTSRYFRTREALLQGVAEQCAGRLAGQLDNAATADIGTLSMEDLLDRLTLLVDQAITTNRARTLAMMELFLEGTRSAEVRPLLAAALDTVLPVLRALLEASGLRPTNRDVVSLYSTINGVVLTLLTHSAQALGLSAGATTDQFVRDALAAELASVAS; encoded by the coding sequence GTGCCACCGGTCAACACCGAACGCCGAGCGGCGCTCGCGGACGTTGCGATCACGGTGCTTGCCGACAGGGGACTGAAAGGATTGACTCATCGCGCCGTGGACGCGGCCGCGGGTGAGCCCGTGGGCACCACGTCGCGGTACTTCCGGACGCGGGAGGCCCTGTTGCAGGGGGTGGCCGAACAGTGCGCGGGCCGGTTGGCGGGTCAGCTCGACAACGCGGCCACCGCCGACATCGGCACGCTGTCGATGGAAGACCTGCTCGATCGATTGACACTGCTGGTCGACCAGGCGATAACGACCAACCGGGCACGCACCCTGGCCATGATGGAACTCTTCCTGGAGGGCACCCGCTCGGCCGAGGTGCGTCCACTGTTGGCGGCCGCGCTCGACACCGTGCTGCCGGTACTGCGCGCCCTGCTAGAGGCGTCGGGCTTGCGCCCGACGAACCGCGATGTCGTGAGTCTGTACTCAACCATCAACGGGGTGGTCCTGACGCTCCTGACGCACTCAGCGCAGGCGCTGGGATTGTCGGCTGGGGCGACAACGGACCAGTTTGTCCGGGATGCACTTGCGGCCGAACTGGCCTCCGTAGCAAGCTGA
- a CDS encoding metal-dependent hydrolase, whose amino-acid sequence MARNTTGATGLQVVPTEPGEVVLRPRNVQFDTSHTPLHWIPNEPIVSHFISAFNLLLPEGERAFVDTFTRALPYVKDDKIREAMIGFMGQEAVHAETHNKVLGDFLEKNGLDVRPALTQIEYVTHMLERTNELRSEKLRYRVMVEKLALIAGIEHFTAVLGDWVLNHPFEKFNADPEMVDLFRWHGAEEVEHRSVAYDVARYFQIRRGHMMLTFVLATVLLVGVMLRYTKFLVRQDPSLPNYGVFGVLRQMNKAMKRGAFLKWRELAKSALEFMRPGFSPDQVGSTAQAVAYLSTSPAAKAAAGY is encoded by the coding sequence ATGGCGCGCAACACAACTGGGGCCACTGGCCTGCAGGTCGTACCCACCGAGCCGGGCGAGGTCGTGCTGCGGCCGCGCAATGTCCAGTTCGACACCAGCCATACCCCGCTGCACTGGATTCCCAACGAGCCCATCGTGTCGCACTTCATCTCGGCCTTCAATCTCCTGCTGCCGGAGGGGGAGCGGGCCTTTGTCGACACCTTCACCCGCGCCCTGCCCTACGTGAAGGACGACAAGATCCGTGAGGCGATGATCGGCTTCATGGGTCAGGAGGCCGTGCACGCCGAGACCCACAACAAGGTCCTCGGGGACTTCCTGGAGAAGAACGGCCTCGACGTGCGGCCCGCGCTGACCCAGATCGAATACGTCACCCACATGCTGGAGCGGACCAACGAACTGCGCAGCGAAAAGCTGCGCTACCGGGTGATGGTGGAAAAGCTGGCGCTCATCGCCGGCATCGAGCACTTCACCGCCGTACTCGGCGACTGGGTGCTGAACCACCCCTTCGAGAAGTTCAACGCCGACCCGGAGATGGTGGACCTGTTCCGCTGGCATGGTGCCGAAGAGGTCGAGCACCGCAGCGTCGCCTACGACGTGGCCCGGTACTTCCAGATTCGTCGCGGGCACATGATGCTGACCTTCGTGCTGGCCACCGTGCTGCTGGTCGGTGTGATGCTGCGCTACACCAAGTTCCTGGTGCGACAGGACCCGTCGCTGCCCAACTACGGGGTGTTCGGCGTGCTGCGCCAGATGAACAAGGCCATGAAGCGCGGCGCGTTCCTGAAGTGGCGTGAGCTGGCCAAGTCGGCGCTGGAGTTCATGCGCCCGGGCTTCTCACCCGACCAGGTGGGCAGCACGGCACAGGCGGTGGCGTACCTGAGCACGTCACCCGCCGCGAAGGCCGCGGCCGGCTACTGA
- the phoA gene encoding alkaline phosphatase, which yields MRIPHAAAALTSALIVALAPSATAAPPSDSPEVPAGEIAKTGGANRIEGGREGDKSADLRDSVQGRNAKNVILLIGDGMGTSEITSARNYQYGAAGTLPGLDALPITGEYTTFALTKDGPEKGKPDYVTDSAASGTGWATGTKTYNGAISVDLDGKPLDTILEIVQKQGFATGNVTTAELQDATPAVLTAHVTDRDCKGPKETLEKCAGNAVDNGGKGSISEQLVNTRADISLGGGGKYFEETLTAGEHKGKTSLEVAKAAGYQLPTTAGDLNRVNNLDTPVLGVFGKGNLPVQWDKVPAAVPGGGKLPATTCRQNPDLPKDQPQLSAMTTKAIDLLVNSKKGKDKGFFLQVESASIDKQDHAANICGQIGETIALDEAVAAALDFARQDGNTLVIVTADHGHSSLIVPEDFDNPTALSVAVKTADGATMRIMYPTAPEGESQTHTGTQVRIAAYGPGAANVSGLTDQTDNFNTIVGALLGSKSPAASDGPSWWVAGGIAVVAAILGAAAAFFLGRQRT from the coding sequence ATGCGCATCCCCCACGCAGCCGCCGCCCTCACATCAGCGCTCATCGTGGCGCTGGCCCCGTCAGCCACCGCCGCACCGCCCTCGGATTCCCCTGAGGTGCCCGCGGGTGAGATCGCCAAGACCGGCGGCGCCAACCGCATCGAGGGCGGGCGCGAGGGCGACAAGTCGGCGGACTTGCGCGATTCGGTGCAGGGCCGCAACGCCAAGAACGTCATCCTGTTGATCGGTGACGGCATGGGCACCTCGGAGATCACCTCGGCGCGCAACTACCAGTACGGCGCCGCCGGAACACTTCCCGGCCTCGACGCGCTGCCCATCACCGGCGAGTACACCACCTTCGCCCTGACCAAGGACGGACCGGAGAAGGGCAAGCCGGACTACGTGACCGACTCCGCGGCCTCTGGCACCGGCTGGGCGACAGGCACCAAGACGTACAACGGTGCCATCTCGGTTGACCTCGACGGTAAGCCGCTGGACACGATCCTGGAGATCGTGCAGAAGCAGGGCTTCGCGACCGGCAATGTCACCACCGCGGAACTGCAGGACGCCACCCCCGCCGTGCTCACCGCGCATGTCACCGATCGAGACTGCAAGGGCCCCAAGGAAACCCTGGAGAAGTGCGCCGGAAACGCCGTCGACAACGGCGGCAAGGGCTCGATCTCCGAGCAGCTGGTGAACACCCGTGCCGACATCAGCCTCGGCGGGGGCGGCAAGTACTTCGAGGAAACCCTCACCGCAGGTGAGCACAAGGGCAAGACCTCACTGGAGGTGGCCAAGGCCGCCGGCTACCAGCTGCCCACCACCGCAGGCGATCTGAACCGGGTGAACAACCTCGACACCCCCGTGTTGGGAGTGTTCGGCAAGGGCAACCTGCCGGTGCAGTGGGACAAGGTGCCCGCAGCCGTTCCGGGTGGCGGCAAGCTGCCCGCGACCACCTGCCGACAGAACCCGGACCTGCCCAAGGACCAGCCTCAGTTGTCCGCGATGACCACCAAAGCCATTGACCTGTTGGTGAATTCGAAGAAGGGCAAGGACAAGGGGTTCTTCCTGCAGGTCGAGTCGGCATCGATCGACAAGCAGGATCACGCGGCCAATATCTGCGGTCAGATCGGTGAGACGATCGCCCTGGACGAGGCCGTTGCCGCCGCCCTGGACTTCGCCCGTCAGGATGGCAACACCTTGGTGATCGTCACCGCCGATCACGGACATTCCTCGCTGATCGTCCCGGAGGACTTCGACAACCCCACCGCGCTGTCGGTTGCGGTGAAGACTGCCGACGGCGCCACCATGCGGATCATGTACCCCACTGCGCCGGAAGGGGAGTCGCAGACGCACACCGGTACCCAGGTGCGCATCGCCGCGTATGGCCCGGGCGCGGCCAACGTATCCGGGCTTACCGACCAGACCGACAACTTCAACACGATCGTCGGCGCGCTGCTCGGAAGCAAGAGCCCGGCCGCATCAGACGGACCCTCCTGGTGGGTGGCCGGTGGGATCGCGGTGGTGGCCGCCATCCTGGGTGCAGCGGCCGCGTTCTTCCTGGGCCGGCAGCGAACTTGA
- a CDS encoding FAD-dependent monooxygenase yields the protein MARGGVVIDVGIIGAGPTGLMLACELAMRGVSCRIFERRTTTPNITRAFAVHARTLELLDTRDLAGQVLARGKAMGTLAPLPGVSMDLNTIDSSFPMVVMVAQSGTEAVLEQRARGLGVEIVRGAELVGLEQDDLAHLRFVDGSSESARYVVGCDGAHSAVRSLLGVDFVGEQYQTHIMLADVLLDPPENSPMFARFNRDGLVLVLPFEDGYFRVIAWDLKNEDVPLDKPLELEEVRSVARRVGGSDYGIRDPRWMSRFLSERRQAAKYRVGRVFLAGDAAHVHSPIGGQGMNTGIQDAMNLGWKLTEVLRGQTSNHLLDTYESERHPVGAQVLALTDGLTKLTLSRSRIRQAVQPMLLRGVLTIPPIRDRFLGRGTGIGIAYARQPGEHPLVGTRVRDYGSAPRLYEVMRDGKFVLLDGTGGAVHEVTAPWAQRVNVFPLERTARGPSAVLVRPDGYVGWATDADGSRVSQELPSVLNQWLGTAQAASTQ from the coding sequence ATGGCAAGAGGAGGCGTGGTGATCGACGTAGGGATTATCGGGGCGGGCCCGACAGGGCTCATGCTGGCGTGCGAGCTGGCGATGCGCGGGGTGAGCTGCCGGATCTTCGAACGCCGGACCACCACGCCCAACATCACCAGGGCGTTCGCGGTGCACGCACGGACCCTGGAATTGCTGGATACCCGGGATCTTGCCGGGCAGGTGTTGGCACGCGGGAAGGCGATGGGCACGCTGGCGCCCCTGCCCGGGGTGTCGATGGATCTGAACACGATCGACTCCTCGTTCCCGATGGTGGTCATGGTTGCCCAGAGCGGTACCGAGGCCGTTCTGGAACAGCGGGCCCGGGGGCTGGGGGTGGAAATCGTCCGCGGCGCCGAGCTGGTGGGACTGGAACAGGACGATCTGGCGCACCTGAGGTTCGTCGACGGTAGCTCCGAATCCGCCCGCTACGTCGTCGGATGCGACGGCGCGCACAGCGCGGTGCGCAGCCTCCTGGGCGTCGATTTCGTGGGAGAGCAGTACCAGACCCACATCATGCTGGCCGACGTCCTACTAGACCCGCCGGAGAACTCCCCGATGTTCGCGCGGTTCAACAGGGATGGGCTGGTGCTGGTCCTACCTTTCGAGGACGGCTACTTCCGCGTCATCGCCTGGGATCTGAAGAACGAGGACGTCCCGCTGGACAAGCCCCTGGAGCTGGAGGAGGTTCGATCCGTCGCCCGCCGGGTGGGCGGCAGCGACTATGGCATCCGCGACCCGCGCTGGATGTCACGGTTTCTGTCCGAGCGCCGGCAGGCGGCGAAGTACCGGGTGGGCCGGGTGTTCCTGGCCGGAGACGCCGCGCACGTGCACTCCCCCATCGGTGGGCAGGGCATGAACACCGGAATTCAGGACGCGATGAACCTGGGCTGGAAGCTCACCGAAGTGCTGCGCGGACAGACATCGAACCACCTGCTGGACACCTATGAATCCGAGCGCCATCCGGTGGGAGCGCAAGTCCTCGCCCTGACCGATGGACTGACAAAACTCACCTTGAGTCGCTCGCGAATACGCCAGGCCGTGCAGCCGATGCTGCTGCGTGGAGTGTTGACCATCCCGCCCATACGCGATCGTTTTCTGGGGCGGGGAACGGGTATCGGGATCGCATATGCCCGCCAGCCCGGAGAACATCCCCTGGTGGGCACTCGCGTGCGTGACTATGGTTCGGCGCCAAGGCTTTACGAAGTCATGCGGGACGGAAAGTTTGTACTGCTCGACGGTACCGGCGGCGCAGTGCACGAGGTCACGGCGCCCTGGGCCCAGCGTGTCAACGTGTTCCCGCTGGAGCGCACGGCGAGGGGACCTTCCGCGGTCTTGGTGCGACCCGACGGTTACGTTGGGTGGGCAACCGACGCCGACGGGTCTCGGGTGTCACAAGAACTGCCATCCGTGCTGAATCAATGGCTCGGAACCGCGCAGGCCGCATCGACGCAATAG
- a CDS encoding PDR/VanB family oxidoreductase, translated as MFDRFRRTPRPTPQRKRPSLPPTLYGTLPVSPTIALGSVLFPIAVRAIGALLILKKPPENHVDRTLQLVVKDRWIEAKDQDVASLVLAAPDGERLPPWHPGAHLDLLLPSGRMRQYSLCGDVSDPYHYRIAVRRIPEGGGGSIEVHDALQIGATVSILGPRNAFPLAMTQPGPRKLHFVAGGIGITPILSMIAFAEQLGKPWTMVYTGRNRDSLPFLNELKRFGDRVIIRTDDQFGLPTADDLLPDVGENDAVYCCGPAPMLAVLQRRLLEMPSVELHFERFAAAPVVDGHPFEVQLGPGGPVLEVPADRTALDVIKQRLPHVAYSCQQGFCGTCKVNVLAGTADHRDQILTESQREEGQILTCVSRGEGRLVLDLPAE; from the coding sequence ATGTTCGATCGCTTTCGCCGCACGCCGCGGCCCACACCCCAGCGCAAGCGGCCCTCGCTGCCGCCGACGCTGTACGGCACCCTGCCGGTGTCGCCCACGATCGCACTCGGCAGCGTGCTGTTCCCGATTGCGGTCCGGGCCATCGGCGCCCTGTTGATTCTCAAGAAGCCGCCGGAGAACCACGTCGACCGGACGCTGCAGTTGGTGGTCAAGGACCGCTGGATCGAGGCCAAGGATCAGGACGTCGCGAGCCTGGTGCTGGCCGCTCCCGACGGAGAGCGCCTTCCGCCGTGGCATCCCGGCGCGCACCTGGATCTGCTGCTGCCGTCGGGCCGGATGCGTCAGTACTCACTGTGCGGCGACGTCTCCGACCCGTACCACTACCGCATCGCCGTGCGTCGCATCCCCGAGGGCGGCGGTGGCTCCATCGAGGTGCATGACGCGCTGCAGATCGGTGCCACGGTATCGATCCTGGGGCCGCGCAACGCCTTCCCGCTCGCCATGACCCAGCCCGGACCGCGCAAGCTGCACTTCGTGGCCGGCGGCATCGGCATCACACCGATCCTGTCCATGATCGCCTTCGCCGAGCAGCTGGGTAAGCCATGGACCATGGTGTACACCGGCCGTAACCGCGATTCACTGCCGTTCCTCAACGAGCTCAAGCGCTTTGGCGATCGGGTCATCATCCGGACCGACGATCAGTTCGGTCTGCCCACCGCCGACGACCTGCTGCCCGACGTCGGTGAGAACGACGCCGTGTACTGCTGCGGCCCTGCCCCGATGCTGGCGGTCCTGCAGCGACGTCTCCTCGAAATGCCCTCCGTGGAACTCCATTTCGAGCGCTTTGCCGCCGCCCCGGTCGTGGACGGTCACCCCTTCGAAGTGCAGCTGGGTCCTGGCGGACCGGTGTTGGAGGTACCGGCCGATCGCACGGCGCTGGATGTCATCAAGCAGCGGCTGCCGCACGTGGCCTATTCGTGCCAGCAGGGTTTCTGCGGGACCTGCAAGGTCAACGTACTGGCGGGCACTGCCGATCACCGCGACCAGATTCTCACCGAATCGCAGCGCGAAGAGGGGCAGATCTTGACCTGTGTCTCGCGCGGCGAGGGGCGCCTGGTTTTGGACCTGCCCGCCGAGTAG
- a CDS encoding SDR family NAD(P)-dependent oxidoreductase, which produces MTSGSAQRNSLVVVTGGGSGIGRETALAFARQGARVVVADINVDTANETVGLIEKLGGSAHPYALDVSDESAVTAFAEAVCADHGVPDVLINNAGIGQGGRFFDTPSADFQRVLNINLGGVVYGCRAFGPRMAERKSGHIVNISSAAAYTPIPEMGAYATSKAAVFMFSDVLRGELARDKVKVSTICPGIVNTNIIRTTQFSGLSPEDEAKRQQQGAGLYAKRGYGPEKVAKEIVNAVAKGKSIVPVTPEAHVQYHFSRLAPALNRFFWGLSDKISR; this is translated from the coding sequence ATGACATCCGGCAGTGCCCAGCGCAACAGCCTGGTGGTGGTGACCGGCGGCGGTAGCGGTATCGGCCGCGAGACCGCACTGGCCTTCGCCCGCCAGGGAGCGCGTGTCGTCGTCGCCGACATCAACGTCGACACCGCCAACGAAACCGTCGGGCTCATCGAGAAGCTCGGCGGATCCGCGCACCCCTACGCCCTGGATGTATCCGACGAATCCGCCGTGACCGCATTCGCCGAGGCGGTGTGCGCCGACCACGGTGTGCCGGACGTCTTGATCAACAACGCCGGTATCGGCCAGGGTGGGCGATTCTTCGACACACCCTCCGCCGACTTCCAGCGCGTGCTCAACATCAATTTGGGCGGAGTCGTCTACGGCTGCCGCGCGTTCGGGCCGCGCATGGCCGAGCGCAAGAGCGGCCACATCGTCAATATCTCCAGCGCCGCCGCATACACCCCGATTCCCGAGATGGGCGCCTATGCCACCAGCAAGGCTGCCGTGTTCATGTTCTCCGACGTGCTGCGCGGCGAGCTGGCGCGCGACAAGGTCAAGGTGAGCACCATCTGCCCGGGCATCGTCAACACCAACATCATTCGCACCACCCAGTTTTCGGGTCTCTCACCGGAAGACGAGGCCAAACGGCAGCAGCAGGGCGCCGGGCTCTACGCCAAGCGCGGATACGGTCCGGAAAAGGTGGCCAAGGAAATCGTCAATGCCGTGGCCAAGGGCAAGTCGATCGTCCCGGTTACCCCGGAAGCACATGTGCAGTACCACTTCAGCCGTCTGGCCCCGGCGCTGAACCGGTTCTTCTGGGGCCTCAGTGACAAGATCAGTCGGTAG